A single window of Salvia splendens isolate huo1 chromosome 6, SspV2, whole genome shotgun sequence DNA harbors:
- the LOC121806569 gene encoding uncharacterized protein LOC121806569 isoform X2 → MATSAFKSTTKRASIGAASASEDSAHRSLRRSRSLAPDPDYLKNVPRGKFVNTTRGTTTAPFPEISLDDLALDFFSSSSKTESDGGAAEREGRSASRFGEIGRWASDTASSRRRGRSVSRGRGDAVSISSAASGPKIASSSDGSSRRRRSVSVARNRAPATDKDDAGTRRRRSLSVARGSGKAVPTGEKDSDAGMRRRRSLSVARYQISDSESDSSNRATMIAPNGGNARLPLASKTTSSSYHRLGRSRSQIDLSLMHDGYSSQSSALTDDESKDTHFGRNGFEKIIRAVHAPKKEMGRNQTAVVSNDCSLSGHSKTLQDSFTIREKYAHKLEQLEKRKKNLLTEMLLEEQCGREVSETYEELPNSRASAVTEKPPQARKRSSDRSRMSDRLIEDAERYFEDFISNIEDTDLSSFDGERSDGSSTLGGMVKGREFRMGEAETCRTPAGSTSRPGEMDGVILPWLQWETSHDGSPGGKTKVQTPMTQQAVQRDSEKDSGQLQDASTYSVSSHGSWSPGLVHSSPMDKREEVYPTKTGNICVSKFDMDEYLNLQNNEEILFEMYRERNRIGLGGLLLCTGVP, encoded by the exons ATGGCGACCTCGGCCTTCAAATCAACCACCAAGCGAGCTTCAATCGGCGCCGCCTCCGCTTCCGAGGATTCCGCCCACCGCTCTCTCCGCCGCTCCCGCAGCCTCGCGCCGGACCCGGACTACCTCAAAAACGTGCCCAGGGGGAAATTCGTCAACACCACCAGGGGCACCACCACCGCGCCGTTCCCCGAGATCAGCTTGGACGATCTCGCGCTCGACTTCTTCTCCTCCTCGTCCAAGACTGAGAGCGACGGAGGAGCGGCGGAGCGGGAGGGGCGCTCGGCCTCGCGATTTGGGGAGATTGGGCGGTGGGCGAGCGATACGGCGTCGTCGAGGAGAAGGGGGAGGTCTGTGTCGAGGGGCCGAGGCGACGCTGTTTCGATTAGCTCCGCCGCGTCGGGGCCTAAAATTGCTTCCTCGTCCGACGGGAGCTCGCGTCGGCGGAGGTCTGTATCGGTGGCTAGGAATCGTGCTCCTGCAACGGATAAGGACGATGCGGGAACGCGGCGGCGGAGGTCGTTATCGGTGGCGAGGGGTAGTGGGAAGGCTGTTCCTACTGGGGAAAAGGATTCCGATGCGGGGATGCGGCGGCGGAGGTCGTTGTCGGTGGCGAGGTATCAGATTAGCGACTCCGAG AGTGATTCAAGCAATCGTGCTACTATGATAGCTCCTAATGGTGGGAATGCTCGTTTACCGCTGGCATCGAAAACCACGTCTTCAAGCTACCACCGGCTAGGAAGATCTAGAAGTCAGATAGACCTATCTCTGATGCATGACGGTTACTCT AGCCAGTCTTCTGCCTTAACTGATGATGAATCAAAGGATACTCATTTTGGGAGAAATGGATTTGAGAAGATAATCCGAGCAGTTCATGCTCCGAAGAAG GAAATGGGAAGAAACCAGACAGCTGTAGTTAGTAATGACTGCTCGCTATCTGGACATTCCAAGACTCTTCAGGATTCCTTCACTATCAGAGAGAAATATGCTCACAAATTGGAGCAG TTGGAAAAGCGGAAAAAGAATCTTCTTACTGAAATGTTGCTTGAGGAGCAATGTGGTAGAGAGGTCTCCGAAACTTATGAGGAACTTCCTAATTCAAGAGCTTCAGCTGTGACAGagaagccgccacaagccaGAAAG AGAAGCAGTGATAGAAGTAGAATGTCAGACAGACTGATTGAGGATGCAGAAAGGTACTTTGAGGACTTCATCTCCAATATTGAAGATACGGATTTATCATCATTTGATGGGGAAAGAAGTGATGGAAGCTCCACTTTAGGAGGTATGGTGAAGGGAAGAGAATTTAGAATGGGAGAGGCCGAAACTTGTAGGACACCAGCAGGATCTACTTCTCGCCCTGGTGAAATGGATGGTGTTATTTTGCCctggttgcagtgggagacgagCCATGATGGTTCACCCGGTGGGAAGACCAAGGTACAAACTCCTATGACTCAACAAGCTGTACAGAGGGACTCCGAAAAG GACTCAGGCCAATTGCAGGATGCAAGTACGTATTCCGTGAGCAGTCATGGTAGTTGGAGCCCAGGCCTTGTTCATAGTTCTCCAATGGATAAAAGAGAAGAGGTATATCCAACAAAAACTGGCAATATTTGTGTGTCCAAATTTGACATGGATGAGTACCTTAATCTTCAGAATAATGAGGAAATATTGTTTGAAATGTATAGAGAGCGGAACAGAATTGGTCTGGGTGGTTTATTGCTGTGTACTGGGGtaccttaa
- the LOC121806569 gene encoding uncharacterized protein LOC121806569 isoform X1 — MATSAFKSTTKRASIGAASASEDSAHRSLRRSRSLAPDPDYLKNVPRGKFVNTTRGTTTAPFPEISLDDLALDFFSSSSKTESDGGAAEREGRSASRFGEIGRWASDTASSRRRGRSVSRGRGDAVSISSAASGPKIASSSDGSSRRRRSVSVARNRAPATDKDDAGTRRRRSLSVARGSGKAVPTGEKDSDAGMRRRRSLSVARYQISDSESDSSNRATMIAPNGGNARLPLASKTTSSSYHRLGRSRSQIDLSLMHDGYSSQSSALTDDESKDTHFGRNGFEKIIRAVHAPKKADHPSEEVANGELYEAMRKELRYAVQEIRTELNQEMGRNQTAVVSNDCSLSGHSKTLQDSFTIREKYAHKLEQLEKRKKNLLTEMLLEEQCGREVSETYEELPNSRASAVTEKPPQARKRSSDRSRMSDRLIEDAERYFEDFISNIEDTDLSSFDGERSDGSSTLGGMVKGREFRMGEAETCRTPAGSTSRPGEMDGVILPWLQWETSHDGSPGGKTKVQTPMTQQAVQRDSEKDSGQLQDASTYSVSSHGSWSPGLVHSSPMDKREEVYPTKTGNICVSKFDMDEYLNLQNNEEILFEMYRERNRIGLGGLLLCTGVP; from the exons ATGGCGACCTCGGCCTTCAAATCAACCACCAAGCGAGCTTCAATCGGCGCCGCCTCCGCTTCCGAGGATTCCGCCCACCGCTCTCTCCGCCGCTCCCGCAGCCTCGCGCCGGACCCGGACTACCTCAAAAACGTGCCCAGGGGGAAATTCGTCAACACCACCAGGGGCACCACCACCGCGCCGTTCCCCGAGATCAGCTTGGACGATCTCGCGCTCGACTTCTTCTCCTCCTCGTCCAAGACTGAGAGCGACGGAGGAGCGGCGGAGCGGGAGGGGCGCTCGGCCTCGCGATTTGGGGAGATTGGGCGGTGGGCGAGCGATACGGCGTCGTCGAGGAGAAGGGGGAGGTCTGTGTCGAGGGGCCGAGGCGACGCTGTTTCGATTAGCTCCGCCGCGTCGGGGCCTAAAATTGCTTCCTCGTCCGACGGGAGCTCGCGTCGGCGGAGGTCTGTATCGGTGGCTAGGAATCGTGCTCCTGCAACGGATAAGGACGATGCGGGAACGCGGCGGCGGAGGTCGTTATCGGTGGCGAGGGGTAGTGGGAAGGCTGTTCCTACTGGGGAAAAGGATTCCGATGCGGGGATGCGGCGGCGGAGGTCGTTGTCGGTGGCGAGGTATCAGATTAGCGACTCCGAG AGTGATTCAAGCAATCGTGCTACTATGATAGCTCCTAATGGTGGGAATGCTCGTTTACCGCTGGCATCGAAAACCACGTCTTCAAGCTACCACCGGCTAGGAAGATCTAGAAGTCAGATAGACCTATCTCTGATGCATGACGGTTACTCT AGCCAGTCTTCTGCCTTAACTGATGATGAATCAAAGGATACTCATTTTGGGAGAAATGGATTTGAGAAGATAATCCGAGCAGTTCATGCTCCGAAGAAG GCTGACCATCCATCTGAGGAAGTTGCAAATGGTGAATTATATGAAGCAATGCGGAAAGAACTAAGATATGCTGTTCAAGAAATCAGAACCGAACTAAATCAA GAAATGGGAAGAAACCAGACAGCTGTAGTTAGTAATGACTGCTCGCTATCTGGACATTCCAAGACTCTTCAGGATTCCTTCACTATCAGAGAGAAATATGCTCACAAATTGGAGCAG TTGGAAAAGCGGAAAAAGAATCTTCTTACTGAAATGTTGCTTGAGGAGCAATGTGGTAGAGAGGTCTCCGAAACTTATGAGGAACTTCCTAATTCAAGAGCTTCAGCTGTGACAGagaagccgccacaagccaGAAAG AGAAGCAGTGATAGAAGTAGAATGTCAGACAGACTGATTGAGGATGCAGAAAGGTACTTTGAGGACTTCATCTCCAATATTGAAGATACGGATTTATCATCATTTGATGGGGAAAGAAGTGATGGAAGCTCCACTTTAGGAGGTATGGTGAAGGGAAGAGAATTTAGAATGGGAGAGGCCGAAACTTGTAGGACACCAGCAGGATCTACTTCTCGCCCTGGTGAAATGGATGGTGTTATTTTGCCctggttgcagtgggagacgagCCATGATGGTTCACCCGGTGGGAAGACCAAGGTACAAACTCCTATGACTCAACAAGCTGTACAGAGGGACTCCGAAAAG GACTCAGGCCAATTGCAGGATGCAAGTACGTATTCCGTGAGCAGTCATGGTAGTTGGAGCCCAGGCCTTGTTCATAGTTCTCCAATGGATAAAAGAGAAGAGGTATATCCAACAAAAACTGGCAATATTTGTGTGTCCAAATTTGACATGGATGAGTACCTTAATCTTCAGAATAATGAGGAAATATTGTTTGAAATGTATAGAGAGCGGAACAGAATTGGTCTGGGTGGTTTATTGCTGTGTACTGGGGtaccttaa
- the LOC121806569 gene encoding uncharacterized protein LOC121806569 isoform X3 — protein MATSAFKSTTKRASIGAASASEDSAHRSLRRSRSLAPDPDYLKNVPRGKFVNTTRGTTTAPFPEISLDDLALDFFSSSSKTESDGGAAEREGRSASRFGEIGRWASDTASSRRRGRSVSRGRGDAVSISSAASGPKIASSSDGSSRRRRSVSVARNRAPATDKDDAGTRRRRSLSVARGSGKAVPTGEKDSDAGMRRRRSLSVARYQISDSESDSSNRATMIAPNGGNARLPLASKTTSSSYHRLGRSRSQIDLSLMHDGYSEMGRNQTAVVSNDCSLSGHSKTLQDSFTIREKYAHKLEQLEKRKKNLLTEMLLEEQCGREVSETYEELPNSRASAVTEKPPQARKRSSDRSRMSDRLIEDAERYFEDFISNIEDTDLSSFDGERSDGSSTLGGMVKGREFRMGEAETCRTPAGSTSRPGEMDGVILPWLQWETSHDGSPGGKTKVQTPMTQQAVQRDSEKDSGQLQDASTYSVSSHGSWSPGLVHSSPMDKREEVYPTKTGNICVSKFDMDEYLNLQNNEEILFEMYRERNRIGLGGLLLCTGVP, from the exons ATGGCGACCTCGGCCTTCAAATCAACCACCAAGCGAGCTTCAATCGGCGCCGCCTCCGCTTCCGAGGATTCCGCCCACCGCTCTCTCCGCCGCTCCCGCAGCCTCGCGCCGGACCCGGACTACCTCAAAAACGTGCCCAGGGGGAAATTCGTCAACACCACCAGGGGCACCACCACCGCGCCGTTCCCCGAGATCAGCTTGGACGATCTCGCGCTCGACTTCTTCTCCTCCTCGTCCAAGACTGAGAGCGACGGAGGAGCGGCGGAGCGGGAGGGGCGCTCGGCCTCGCGATTTGGGGAGATTGGGCGGTGGGCGAGCGATACGGCGTCGTCGAGGAGAAGGGGGAGGTCTGTGTCGAGGGGCCGAGGCGACGCTGTTTCGATTAGCTCCGCCGCGTCGGGGCCTAAAATTGCTTCCTCGTCCGACGGGAGCTCGCGTCGGCGGAGGTCTGTATCGGTGGCTAGGAATCGTGCTCCTGCAACGGATAAGGACGATGCGGGAACGCGGCGGCGGAGGTCGTTATCGGTGGCGAGGGGTAGTGGGAAGGCTGTTCCTACTGGGGAAAAGGATTCCGATGCGGGGATGCGGCGGCGGAGGTCGTTGTCGGTGGCGAGGTATCAGATTAGCGACTCCGAG AGTGATTCAAGCAATCGTGCTACTATGATAGCTCCTAATGGTGGGAATGCTCGTTTACCGCTGGCATCGAAAACCACGTCTTCAAGCTACCACCGGCTAGGAAGATCTAGAAGTCAGATAGACCTATCTCTGATGCATGACGGTTACTCT GAAATGGGAAGAAACCAGACAGCTGTAGTTAGTAATGACTGCTCGCTATCTGGACATTCCAAGACTCTTCAGGATTCCTTCACTATCAGAGAGAAATATGCTCACAAATTGGAGCAG TTGGAAAAGCGGAAAAAGAATCTTCTTACTGAAATGTTGCTTGAGGAGCAATGTGGTAGAGAGGTCTCCGAAACTTATGAGGAACTTCCTAATTCAAGAGCTTCAGCTGTGACAGagaagccgccacaagccaGAAAG AGAAGCAGTGATAGAAGTAGAATGTCAGACAGACTGATTGAGGATGCAGAAAGGTACTTTGAGGACTTCATCTCCAATATTGAAGATACGGATTTATCATCATTTGATGGGGAAAGAAGTGATGGAAGCTCCACTTTAGGAGGTATGGTGAAGGGAAGAGAATTTAGAATGGGAGAGGCCGAAACTTGTAGGACACCAGCAGGATCTACTTCTCGCCCTGGTGAAATGGATGGTGTTATTTTGCCctggttgcagtgggagacgagCCATGATGGTTCACCCGGTGGGAAGACCAAGGTACAAACTCCTATGACTCAACAAGCTGTACAGAGGGACTCCGAAAAG GACTCAGGCCAATTGCAGGATGCAAGTACGTATTCCGTGAGCAGTCATGGTAGTTGGAGCCCAGGCCTTGTTCATAGTTCTCCAATGGATAAAAGAGAAGAGGTATATCCAACAAAAACTGGCAATATTTGTGTGTCCAAATTTGACATGGATGAGTACCTTAATCTTCAGAATAATGAGGAAATATTGTTTGAAATGTATAGAGAGCGGAACAGAATTGGTCTGGGTGGTTTATTGCTGTGTACTGGGGtaccttaa
- the LOC121806271 gene encoding 4-coumarate--CoA ligase-like 9: MAEKTTSINPQNGFCPQTKTYQSLRPAVPLPPPSQPLSIFQYALSLLHSSALSTTPFLIDAPTARHLTYSSFLRHVSSLSASLKPLLSQNDVAFILSPPSLHLPALYFSLLSLGAVVSPSNPLSSPSDLAHQIALSRPALVFATAEAADKIPQIDVPIIILDSPLFLSMLECDAKEEPSLELVDQSAAAAILYSSGTTGRVKGVVLTHRNLIALMAGMYHNKLGEDEVENAAPHPVSILTVPMFHVFGFFMVIRAAALGETVVLMERFHFIKMLEAVERYKVTYMPVTPPLVVAMAKSDLVDRYDLSSLQALGCGGAPLGKEVSERFREKFPHVEILQGYGLTESTGGATRTMGPDEAKRHGSAGRLSENMEAKIVDPETGEALPPTQRGELWLRGPSIMKGYAGDDAATAAALDSQGWLRTGDLCYFDQDGFLFIVDRLKELIKYKAYQVPPAELEHLLQSIPEIADAAVVPYPDEEAGEIPMAYVVRKAGSNMSAAEIMDYIEKQVAPYKKIRRLAFIDSIPKSPAGKILRRDLQRHALSKL; this comes from the exons ATGGCTGAAAAAACAACCTCCATCAACCCCCAAAATGGCTTCTGCCCTCAAACCAAAACATACCAGAGTCTCCGCCCAGCCGTCCCTCTCCCTCCGCCCTCTCAGCCCCTCTCCATCTTCCAATACGCCCTCTCCCTCCTCCACTCCTCCGCCCTCTCCACCACCCCCTTCCTCATCGACGCCCCCACCGCCCGCCACCTCACCTACTCCTCCTTCCTCCGCCACGTGTCCTCCCTCTCCGCCTCCCTCAAACCCCTCCTCTCCCAAAACGACGTCGCCTTCATCCTCTCCCCTCCCTCCCTCCACCTCCCCGCCCTCTACTTCTCCCTCCTCTCCCTCGGCGCCGTTGTCTCCCCCTCCAACCCCCTCTCCTCCCCCTCCGACCTTGCCCACCAGATCGCCCTCTCCCGCCCCGCCCTCGTCTTCGCCACCGCCGAGGCCGCCGACAAAATCCCCCAAATTGACGTTCCCATTATCATCCTCGACTCGCCCTTGTTCCTCTCCATGCTCGAGTGCGACGCGAAAGAGGAACCGAGCTTGGAGTTAGTGGATCAGTCCGCTGCGGCTGCGATCCTCTACTCCTCGGGGACGACGGGAAGGGTGAAGGGGGTCGTGCTGACGCACCGGAACCTGATCGCGCTGATGGCCGGGATGTATCACAACAAGCTGGGTGAAGATGAGGTGGAAAATGCGGCTCCTCACCCGGTGTCGATTCTGACGGTGCCGATGTTTCATGTTTTCGGGTTTTTCATGGTGATCAGGGCGGCGGCGCTGGGGGAGACCGTCGTGCTCATGGAGAGATTCCATTTTATCAAAATGCTGGAGGCGGTGGAAAG GTATAAGGTTACTTATATGCCGGTGACGCCGCCGCTGGTGGTGGCGATGGCCAAGTCGGATTTGGTGGATAGGTACGACTTGAGCTCCCTGCAGGCTTTGGGCTGCGGTGGAGCGCCGCTCGGGAAGGAAGTTTCCGAGCGCTTTCGGGAGAAATTTCCCCACGTCGAGATTTTACAG GGCTATGGCTTGACTGAGAGCACGGGAGGGGCGACACGAACAATGGGGCCGGACGAGGCAAAGAGACATGGATCGGCAGGGCGACTGTCGGAGAACATGGAAGCTAAGATTGTCGATCCCGAGACTGGAGAGGCCTTACCTCCGACACAACGTGGAGAGCTATGGCTACGAGGACCGTCCATTATGAAAG GTTATGCAGGGGATGATGCAGCAACAGCTGCAGCCTTAGATTCACAAGGGTGGCTAAGGACCGGGGACCTCTGCTACTTCGACCAAGATGGTTTTCTTTTCATCGTTGATCGGCTCAAGGAATTGATCAAATACAAGGCGTATCAG GTTCCTCCCGCCGAGTTGGAACATCTGCTTCAATCGATTCCTGAAATAGCCGATGCAGCTGTGGTTCC GTATCCCGATGAAGAAGCGGGCGAGATTCCGATGGCCTACGTGGTGAGAAAAGCGGGCAGCAATATGAGTGCAGCTGAAATTATGGATTATATAGAGAAGCAG GTGGCTCCTTACAAGAAAATACGACGTCTTGCATTTATAGACTCCATCCCGAAATCTCCGGCCGGGAAGATTCTCCGGAGAGACCTTCAGAGACATGCTTTATCAAAGTTGTGA
- the LOC121808869 gene encoding uncharacterized protein LOC121808869: MAIHLRNGKTYEGPSLSETTKDAILEPKAAVAEKLKGKITEQRDIGGTSGVKVPLPEALKQKTKKDEQFARFLDIFRKEHVNIPLIEALQQMPKYGKFLKEVIAQKTSWGRKLPAKLKDPGSFTVDCLIGGYKVENALCDLGASINLMPLSVFKQMNIGTLKPTSATLQMADRSVVYPKGIVEDLLIKVGEFIFPIDFMVLDMEEDKGVPLLLGLPFLATAEANINVKKGELTIFMGEESQTFSHKPRSMDGRTEECKVVRLKHQVTTEEGGSSAVRKVKQKDFYELHMEMMASTDSEPITWIDADHSRPSPVHAVITTEPPRMGGKIPTDVKGRKITAPTLKEPIPREPEKWWLTKTWNDLFPHG, translated from the exons ATGGCCATCCATCTGAGGAATGGCAAGACGTATGAAGGCCCATCTCTGTCTGAGACCACGAAGGACGCTATTCTTGAGCCTAAGGCTGCCGTGGCAGAGAAACTGAAGGGCAAGATAACTGAACAAAGAGACATTGGAGGCACTTCTGGAGTGAAGGTGCCCTTACCTGAAGCACTGAAGCAGAAGACAAAGAAGGATGAGCAGTTTGCTCGATTCCTAGATATATTCAGGAAGGAGCACGTGAACATCCCACTGATTGAGGCACTACAGCAGATGCCGAAGTATGGGAAGTTTCTGAAGGAGGTGATAGCCCAGAAGACCAGTTGGGGCAG GAAACTGCCGGCCAAGCTGAAGGATCCTGGAAGTTTCACTGTCGACTGCCTCATTGGGGGCTATAAGGTGGAGAATGCTCTCTGCGATCTAGGCGCGAGCATTAATCTAATGCCACTATCGGTGTTCAAGCAAATGAACATTGGTACTTTGAAGCCCACCTCAGCCACACTACAGATGGCAGACAGATCTGTCGTGTATCCAAAGGGCATTGTGGAAGACCTACTGATTAAGGTCGGGGAATTTATTTTTCCCATCGACTTTATGGTCTTGGACATGGAAGAAGACAAGGGAGTCCCCCTACTGCTAGGACTTCCCTTCCTTGCCACTGCTGAGGCAAATATAAACGTGAAAAAGGGAGAGTTGACAATCTTCATGGGAGAAGAAAGTCAAACGTTTTCCCACAAACCGAGAAGCATGGATGGAAGAACTGAGGAGTGCAAGGTGGTGCGTCTGAAGCACCAAGTGACTACTGAAGAAGGAGGATCGAGTGCAGTCAGAAAAGTGAAGCAGAAGGACTTTTATGAGCTTCACATGGAGATGATGGCTTCCACTGACTCGGAGCCAATAACATGGATCGATGCAGACCATAGTCGCCCTTCACCGGTGCACGCGGTGATCACTACTGAACCCCCTAGGATGGGGGGTAAAATACCAACTGATGTCAAGGGAAGAAAGATAACTGCTCCAACACTGAAGGAGCCTATCCCGAGAGAGCCTGAAAAGTGGTGGCTCACCAAGACGTGGAACGATCTATTTCCTCATGGATGA